A segment of the Panicum hallii strain FIL2 chromosome 1, PHallii_v3.1, whole genome shotgun sequence genome:
AACCATGGATGTTGCGGAAAAAAGAGTAGAAAAATGGCTGTAACTTTGATCATAGATGCAAATAAATGAAGGTTTCTCGTAAATGAGTTATTATGCTTGCCCAAAAGCTACACCGAAGAGATTTAAATGATTATTCTTATTCCTACTGGGTTAGGCAGACATAAACATTCAGGCAATTAAGTTGTCGGTGAGTACCTTTGCAAACTCATCTTCCAAGTTGTCTATGAGTCGCTGTTGAGCCTTAGCTTTTCCCATCATTGTGGGCATCTCCTTCTTCAGATGGCCAATTATGTAAGCATGAATCTTGGCAGCTCGAGCGCGCTTGACAAACTCATTGACCTGCAGTGAATGGTGGCGTCCGTCTAAATGTACGGTGCATAAAGGAAGAATTCGGACAAACAAGTGATTCAACTTACTCGGCGGTCACAGGCCTTCTTCGGAATATCTTTCAGGTCACAGAGGAGGTCATCTTGTTCCCTCTCAAACAAATCTTTTCCAATTGGGCCTACAGCTGAGTCATTCACTGGTTTATCATTGAATGACCTGTGTGAAAATTAGTTTCAAAGTGAGCATCCAGTTAAATCAACAATGACGAATTCATTCATGATACAGACATTTCATTTATACTTCAACGATCAACTGTTAAGAGCTGCAAGAGGAATCTGAAACCCAAGCAAATCAAACATGTATTTTGCCATTTTGGACCTCCATCAGCATGCATTTTTTTAATCATTAGTGTATAAGACTGATACAAGTATACAACCACCAGAATTATAGCGAAGGGCAAAGTAGCAAAGAATAGCCATAAGAAATTACCCGATATACACACGCACAACCTCAGGAGTATTTAGCACTTTTCCAAGAGACCACATCAGCGCACCATACACTCTCATAAGCTGTAGCATGAATAGGAGGAAAAATTGTTCATCATATGATGCTGTATTTCTGACAAAAACAAAGCATAAGCATAGCAGGCAATACAAATTGATTGCAACTAAAGCCTTTACCTGCTGAGTGTCAACTTGGTCTGCCTTGTTCAACACTACGCGTATTTTGTCATCATGCCCACGTAACGATGAAATGACACGTTTGAATTCATCACTTATATCAAGCTTGTGAGGGTCAAACAGAAGAAGGATAAGGTCACACTTGGCAGCAAACCATGATGTGACACCGGTGAAATCATAGCTGCGTTGGGTCCGTTGCTTTTCACCAGAGAGAACTCCAGGAGTGTCTACAAAGGTGATATGCTCTAGTAGCTTCATAAAACAAAGAAGGTTTCAGTTTCTCAAATGAATGCATTCTCCATGTACCTGTATCACAATTAAAGCTTACCGGATGTGGCATCTGAGAGCATTCAAACTTTGACAAAAATGCTCCCCCAAATGTTGTAAGACCAGTGAATGGCATGTCGGCTTGAACAGCAATAGTATTGCCAGGAATAGTCCTTCCGTCGGATCCTGACTGAAGTGAAAACAAAAATAATTTCAGAAGAAAAAAGAATGCATACGCTCACAGCGGCAGCCAGAAGGTGACGCAAATTGATAATATTTTTGATGTCAGCAGGAAAATTTTGTTTTGAATAAGTAAAAATGAACCAAGAAATATCCCATAGGTGTGCAGTGTGCTGTATAGTTCTAACGAAGCTTTGAAGCGGGTTAAACAAAATAACACAACAATAATCCTATCATTTTAGATACTAATAAAGGTTTATTTTCACCAATCACCAGTTCATGGTAATAGCTAACCATAGGCACAATAGCAGTTCTTAAAATCATATCACAATAGCAAAGACCAACTACATTAGTTTAGCCAATATAAAGGAAGCACCCACTGTACACGTGCTATAGAATTGACCATCAGTCAGATCCCATATCCATTCTGCATGTAAAATACAATATTCAGGCTAACATTTACCATGACAACTACAAATCTATCAGTAGTTGGCTCTGGTCCGACATGAGCTCCTGCAATTGAAACAGACAACTGACGTTAAATTTTGATGCATTCAGAGGAAACTGAAACCAAAATGGATGGTAGGGCCAATAAGACTGAATCTCAAATCTGCTGTATATGATAGAGCATCAAACCTGGGTAGCTTGTCTTCAGCAGATGCTTAATGAATGTAGTTTTCCCTGTAGAATACTGACCCAAGAGCATAACCATTGGCTTTGCATCAAAATCACTGCTTGTCTGAAAAATGGTAGAAGCAAAGCAGGAACATGTGAACAATGACAGAAGAACACAATCAGCATGAGAGGACTTGAGGACACTATAACCTATAGCATCAAGCAAAACCAAACTGTGAATAAAATTTACCAATAATGGGTTAGCAAAATCATTGAATCTGTAGGCGACTTCCAAAGGCTTCAGTTTCTCGACATACAGTCTTTTCAAGCCATCAATTACAGAGGTAACAGCAGTCAAAGGCATCTGGGCCTGCAGAGTGCCAAATGAAATGCAAAAGCAGTGAATTGCTGAACCACAATGCTGTACATCAAAAGCATATTGAAAACATGGACCACATGTTTTGTACAAGGTTTTAGAAATCGACACGTTAATATAATACCTTCTGTGCTGATTTTGAGCCAAACCAGTGATATATGGAAGG
Coding sequences within it:
- the LOC112894761 gene encoding EH domain-containing protein 1-like isoform X2, yielding MEIARAAAGVACSKKHQRIYAEWFALADPDGDGRVTGADATSFFGMSGLSRADLKQVWAIADSKRQGYLGFAEFVTAMQLVSLAQAGNEITQDSLKREDLSTLDPPVMEGVDERSKAVVKRVHPDDNGTSQVQAPSIYHWFGSKSAQKAQMPLTAVTSVIDGLKRLYVEKLKPLEVAYRFNDFANPLLTSSDFDAKPMVMLLGQYSTGKTTFIKHLLKTSYPGAHVGPEPTTDRFVVVMSGSDGRTIPGNTIAVQADMPFTGLTTFGGAFLSKFECSQMPHPLLEHITFVDTPGVLSGEKQRTQRSYDFTGVTSWFAAKCDLILLLFDPHKLDISDEFKRVISSLRGHDDKIRVVLNKADQVDTQQLMRVYGALMWSLGKVLNTPEVVRVYIGSFNDKPVNDSAVGPIGKDLFEREQDDLLCDLKDIPKKACDRRVNEFVKRARAAKIHAYIIGHLKKEMPTMMGKAKAQQRLIDNLEDEFAKVQREYHLPAGDFPDVEHFKQVLGGYSIDKFEKLKPKMVQAVDDMLAYDIPELLKNFRNPYE
- the LOC112894761 gene encoding EH domain-containing protein 1-like isoform X1 — encoded protein: MEIARAAAGVACSKKHQRIYAEWFALADPDGDGRVTGADATSFFGMSGLSRADLKQVWAIADSKRQGYLGFAEFVTAMQLVSLAQAGNEITQDSLKREDLSTLDPPVMEGVDEVVARSKAVVKRVHPDDNGTSQVQAPSIYHWFGSKSAQKAQMPLTAVTSVIDGLKRLYVEKLKPLEVAYRFNDFANPLLTSSDFDAKPMVMLLGQYSTGKTTFIKHLLKTSYPGAHVGPEPTTDRFVVVMSGSDGRTIPGNTIAVQADMPFTGLTTFGGAFLSKFECSQMPHPLLEHITFVDTPGVLSGEKQRTQRSYDFTGVTSWFAAKCDLILLLFDPHKLDISDEFKRVISSLRGHDDKIRVVLNKADQVDTQQLMRVYGALMWSLGKVLNTPEVVRVYIGSFNDKPVNDSAVGPIGKDLFEREQDDLLCDLKDIPKKACDRRVNEFVKRARAAKIHAYIIGHLKKEMPTMMGKAKAQQRLIDNLEDEFAKVQREYHLPAGDFPDVEHFKQVLGGYSIDKFEKLKPKMVQAVDDMLAYDIPELLKNFRNPYE